A window of Macrotis lagotis isolate mMagLag1 chromosome 1, bilby.v1.9.chrom.fasta, whole genome shotgun sequence genomic DNA:
TCCAGGTCAAGCATCCTTGACCCGCCCCCCCTTGGATGGGTCTCTCAGCTCCCTGCTTAGGGCTGGGGTTCCATAAAGTTCCTTGACCCTTCTGACCTGTGAGGTCACAATGGTGGACTCCCACTTCTCAGCTCTGGATCCAAGTTCCAGAGGGAACCTAAGCATGCTGACCAGATGACCGTCCCAAGATGCCCTGGccagcctcccccccccctcaCAGGGAGTCTCCTGGTACTCTCCCAACAGATGCCCCAGTTCCAGGGGCCCTGATGCTCCTTAGAGATACCCAGACCCCCTGGCACCAATGATGCCCCCGGTCACCTCGGCAGGTGGGGCCAAGAGCTGGGGGCCAAGGGGGGCTCGAGACACCCCTGGAGCTGGCTAGGAGGGATGGGGGAGCCTGAACTCAACCCAGCTCCCACCTCTCCCCTGCTTCCTCTTGGATCTCAGCTCTTCGGCACAAAAGCCTCTTCCTGAATGATGTGGAGCAATCCTTTCAGCCATGGGTCCCACTGTTGGGCCCTCTCCAGAGAATGGTGATGGAGGGCGAGTACCTCCCCCTGGGGCCGCTGCTGCCCATGTTTGAGAGCGACTTTCTGCAGGTGCCCCCTGGGAGGGAGGGGCCTGACTCTTGACAGGGGATGGGGAGGGCTTTCCCTGGAGGGTGTTTCCCAGCCTCCCTGCCCCACCCTGTCCAGGTGACAAACCGAGGGGAGGTGATTTTTCTGCACAAGAAGGAGAACCCAGTGACGATGGGGGTGGCATCATCCATCCCTGGTCTCCTGCTGCCAGACTTCATCCTGCTTGCCCAGCCGGTGGGAGACAAGAGCCAGCAGCGACTTGAGCTCACCAGGTGACCCAACATGGCCCCCCACCTTGCCCCTCAGGCCCCTGCCCCCCAGGCCCCTGCCCCCCAGGTCCCTGCCCCTTAGGTCCCTGCCCTTCTAGACCCCTGCCCCTCAGGCCCCAGGTCACCTCCCCCTCTGACTCCAACTCCATCACCCTGTGGTCCCTGCAGGCTGCTGCCTCTGCGCCTGGTCCACCTGTTGGTCCACAATGTAGCCAGCTGGAGGCTGAAGCTCTGCTTGGCCTCTGGCCGCAGCTTTTACCTGCGGCTCCATGCAGATCCCAGGGAGGGTTGCCTCCTCTTCAACCGCTGGAGATACTTGGTCTACCTGCTGCAAGGGCCTGCACCAGCTTGGGCCCCTGAAGCCTCCCAGGCCCCTGAGACCCCTGAGGCCCCTGAGGTCTGCGAGGCCCCTGAGGCCCCAGAGGACTCTGAGGCTCCCAAGGGCCCCAAAGCCCCCAAAGACCCTGAGGAACAGATCCACTGTGAGCTCGAGCTCGAGGTGAGAAGTGGAGAGAAGCCTTGGACCCTAACCACTGGGAGCCCCAGTCAGCCTTCTCAGTCCTGCTCCCACCCCAGCCCAAGTCCCTGAATGGTGAGGGGGCTAGGGCCCTGAatcctacccccaccccaccctggaATCCATTAGAGAGGAGGAGGCTGGGGAATGGGGACTCCTTGAGGGAGGAGGGCCAGATGGTCTTTCCTCTGTGACCTTTGCTCttcctttgcccccccccccccaggaccaGAAGTTGTTCCAAGCTGGTAAGGGAATCCCTGAGATCTACTTTGCTCCCCCATTTTCCCCTATTGGCCATGCCACACTGGTCCCTGTCTCCAGCTCTTGTCCCTCCCTGGTTGTTTCCACCTGGGCCTCAGTGTCTTTCTCTATCTTGAGCTTCTGTGTTCCTGCCTCTCCCCAGATTCCACAACAATGAAGGCCAAGGTAGCAGGCCGGGGGAGGCTGGGTGGGACCTGGGACATAGCAGCGATGTATCTGTCCCGGACAGCTTGCCCTCCTCCCTCCAGCTGTCCAGAGCCATCAGTGACTCCAACGCCTTCATGACCCTTCAATTGGAGCgtgaagaggagaaaaagtggGCCTGTACCCTAGGGTGCATCAGGGAAGAGGGAATGGTGGTGGGATGGGGTAGATCTGGGTTTCTGGTAGGGCTGGGGAGGGAGGCAATAGGTTGGGGGGAAAGTCACTGGATCCCTGTGTGGTGGGGACAAGAGCAGAGGTTCAGGACACCAGACTCCCATAGAACTGCTTCCATAGAATGGATTATAAATATCACAAGAAGAAGAAGACTCCTGGGATCTGCATGAAAGAGGAAGGTGAGGGGTTGGCCTCAATTCCCAACTCTGGGACGCTCCACCCAGGACTTTCAAGCATCCTGATCTGCCCCTGCTTCCCCTCCTCAGGGCAGTCCTCCATGATCATCTGGACCCTCTTCAGCACTGTCTCCAACACCCTGAACCGACTCAAGGTAATGGGGGCCCTTGGGCTCACAGTCAGGAGGCCAAGGTAATGGGGGGCCTTGACTCACAGTCAGTGTATTAGGTGgtcaatgtattagtgtccttgTGCTCACAGGTGGCCAGTCTTTAGGCCCCCAAGAACCTCAGCCCCTTCTCCCTCTGGTCTCCCCAGGCCTCCAAAGCCTCCACTCCAATGATGCTCAGATCAGATCTCTCCAGATTTGAGCCTTGTACAGTTCACCCCCAGATGTCATCCTCGTGGCTGGGGTCCAGCCATCCATCTGAGGAAAGCTTTAACTACACGGACTCCTCAAGCACACAGTTCTCCTCGAGCAGCCAGGTTTCCACGACTTGGGAGAGCGACCTGCCATCATCAAATTTAGCCCAGTTCAAAAGTCCAAGGATCTCTTCCAACGTTAGGGGGTCGACCTGCTCTCAGTCGACAGATATTCAGCACAAGGACAAAAGCAAGACCTCCATTTCTAAGTCGCTAGTGAGGGAATTTTCCAAGTATGTGGTGATCTCCCCGTCACTAGAGGTATTCAAAGGGAGACCCAGAAGAGGGGCTTGTTGAGGACCCTCTCAGCTCCAGTATGACTGGAACAGGTAGTGAGACCTTGAGACAAGGGAACCTTTAGTAATCTCCCCATCACTTTTGGATTGGGTGATCTCAAAGATTCTCTCtagttctgagattctatgagtCTAGGTCATTTAGAAGAGGGGGGGCCCCCCAAAGAACAAGAAGCAAGGGGTATGCTTCCTAGAGGGACTCCGTCAATGGGATGCAATATGTATGGTCTTGTGGTTCCAGGTTTCCCTTAAAGCAGACCATGGACATCAGAAAGTCCAAGGATGCAACAGAGTTACCTCATTTATGGTTCTCACAGCAAGGGGATGAGTCCTTGCTGACCCCGAAACAGTCTAGTCCCCAGCCCTCATCCTACCCTCAAAAGTCTCTAGATTCCACCAAAATGTCCCACTTTTCCACCAAGGTCTCGTTCTACCCACTGCCTGAGGCCTCACCTGACCATTTCATTAAGGCTCCAGAGTCTTCCCTCAAAGCCCCAGAGCCATTTCCTTCCACCAAGACTCATGGGCCCTCCCCCTCTACCAAGATCCCAGAACCCCTCCCCTCCATGAAGCTCCCAAAGCCCTCCCTCTCCACCAACACTCCAGAGCTCTCTTCCTCCACCAAgactgttttttccccttccttcatgACCCCTGAGTACTCCCCATCCACCAAGAGTCCTGAACCTTCCCCCTCCACCAAGACTCATAAGACTGCCCTTTCCACCAAGGCCACAAAGATCTCCCCCTCCACCAAGACCCCTAAGCCTTCCCCATCCAGTAAGGCTGCAGAGATCTACCCCTCCACCAAGATTTTTAAGCCTTCCTCTTCCACCAAGGCCCCAGAGATCTCTCCCTTCATCAAGACCTTTAAGCCTTCCCCTTCCACCAAGGCCCCAGAGATCTCCCCCTTTATCAAGACCTTTAAGCCTTTCCTTTCCACCAAGGCCCCAGAGATCTCCCCCACCACCAGGACCTTTAAGCCTTTCCCTTCTACCAAGAACCCAGAGCCACACCTGCACACCTCCATCAAGGCCATACCTGCACAACCTACTGAAATGTTACCCTACCAGTCCACCAAGTCTTCATCCAAATTCTCCAAGAGGAGTCCACTCCACTGGCTCTCCAAATTCTCCAAGAAGTCTCTACTCTCCAAGACCCCACACAAGCACTCCAGGAGGCCCTGACTTCACCCAAGTCTCAAGGTCACAGCTGACTCTTTTACCAAGGACTCAAAAGCACAAACCATTAAGGCCTCAGATGATTAAGCCATCAAGTCCTCTGACAGCTCACCCTCCAGGCATTCCCATCCATCCACTGCCATCTCATTCATACTGTATGCTCCAGACTCTGCCAGCTGCTCAAAGGAAGCCCCAAACTACCTGTCTACCAAGGCTTTGTCTGGTCAGTCCAACAAGTTCCATCTAACACAGCCTCTCCTGGAGTCTTGAACTAACCATTGTGCAGAACTTCATTCCATCAATCCAGAATGACttcatcctttccatttctaaaggCTTCATGCCATCCTGGCCAGGTCTATGTGCCAGAGGAGACTCTTCCCCCTTTTGGTGACTTCTCTACCCATCAGCTCTAGGACTCACCAGTGGACATTCTGGAATTAGATTCTGACTTCCACGTAAGAAACCCCAAGTTCCAAGCCTTCCGACCCTTGCTTTCTCAAGGTCCCTAGTATCCcacccccaaattttccctgagaGCTAGGCATGCCTCCCCTTCAAAATTCACTTGTCTCTAAGACAAATCATCCCTTCCCAAATTCCAACTGCCCTCAGAGAATAGGGTATCCTTGTTCCCAATGGCATCCTCTTTGAGGACTCAAagctctcctctttctcttagTCTTTCCAGTCTACCTTAGCTCATGCCCAGCACTCACAACCTCCGACAAAAACTTCATGGTAGGATCCTGAGTTAAAATAATGAGTGTCATAACCATGAACCCAGGAGTCCACTTTCCAACCCCTTTACCCTTTCAGACTCAGACATTCAGTCTTTAAATCCCCTTTACTCCCTCCCAATATCCAGGCCAATATCCGTGTTTTCCTTGAAGGATCTAGGCAACCAGATCCCTTCACTTTCACCTTCCTCTCCATGTAGGTTCCTTGGAGTTGGGGTAGGGGTAGACCCCATCAGAAGAAGAGACCCAAAGATGCTCTTGGTCTGACATGTATTTGGGACTCATGAGGGGCTAATGGCCCCAGATTGACCTATTAAAAGTCTGAATAAGAGAAAACTGGATGCCCATGtgtgtctctctttccctctgcTCTCACCCcaacattacatatatataaatatatatatattccccttCCTTCATGACCCCTGAGTACTCCCCATCcaccaagaggccctgaacctTCCTGCTCCACCAAGACCATAAGACTGCCCTTTCCACCAAGGCCGCAGGGATCTCCCCCTTCctctattgtgtgtgtgtgtgtgggggggtgtataTAAAAAAGCTACATTTTCCATAAGCACAAAGGGCAGCTCCATCTTTGCCAGGTCTTGACTAGTCATGTAGAATAGCAGAAACAACTGTGAGAAATGCTTCTTTCtcatattaataactaattattgaatCAGAGCCAAGGTTTACCCcctttctacttcctcatctagaaaacCAGTAGCAGAAATCTTAGGTAGGGGTTAGGTTAAGATCTAAtcagataataaaagaaatttttagttTAGGCTAATGAATGCTTTCCTGTTCATTGTTTTAACTCAGGCAGGTTTGTAGAACATGtgaattttcccttttgtctGGCAAGTGACATCaaacttaataaatctttttgaCCAAGATTTAGATGATCCAAATCAGGTATTTCAAGACCCTCATTGTAATATAATCAACCCTCCttatattaattttctcattaattgcTAACTAATCAGAGTTGATTGTCAGCCTCAGGAACACCCCCTCTTGCAAGGGCATATAAATTATGAACCCACCATCTTGAGGGAGTCTTTGTTCTAAGAAAGAAGaccaaatgaccatccttttattaatgtGTTATTAATAATGTGATCAAATTATTCAGAAATTTCAAACTTTTTGAAACAGCACAGAACAGTGAACCTGTAGTCTTGGGTTTATGACTTCCATCTTAGTGATTTAGGCATAAAAGTataatattaaaagcaaattaggggagcagAAAAGTTTTTGCCTGTCCTAGTTATGggtaaaggaagaatttatgaccaaacaagatatagagagcATCACAGgatttaaaatggataattttgattaaatttatgttttttacacaaaaccaaagcaaccaatattaaaaggaaagcaggaaaccaaagagaacaatttacaacACTTCTCTGAtcaaagtctcatttctcaaatagagaactaagtcaaatttataagaatatgagtcatttcacaattgataaatggtcgaaggatatgaacaggcagctttcagaagaaaaaatctaaagtatctatagctatatgaaaaatgctctacattattattgatttgagaaaggcaaattaaaacaactctgtggtacCATTCCAACCTATCAGAAATgtcaaatgttggaggggatgagggaaaaaatAGGTACCCTAGTGAAATGCTGGTGGAATAtaaactggtccaaccattctggaaaataatttggaactctgccaAAGGGATATAAACCTCTACATACCTTCTGACTCAGTAAttctactaggtctatatacctaagagatcaaagaaaaaagaaaaagaccaatatatacaaaaatatttatagtagctctttttgtggtgataaagaattggaaatcaagagaatgaaccatcaattaagaaatagttgaacaagttgtgataagattggttggttggttggttggttggttgttgtccttcatgctcaaaagggaccaaaataatttcacTGTCAGAGTCAAGGTACAGTAGATCCCATTGTGGCTAATCAGATCAATATAAGTCTGGAAGACTCTACAAGTCGGTCATAAacagtccatatgaacatttggagcaGAGCTGTCTCTAAACTGGTGCAactcaattctgctttgcttatagtGCAAaatgccttctttgatgtggcatgccatgctggatggtcttatgccaatgtctcccatgtctcacaattcatgccaaagttcttcagagagaccttgaatcAATCCATGTGACTGCTCATCTTGTTTGAATtccccataaaatagtcttttaggtaaATGTGTGTTTGGCATTCCAACAACATGGCCGACCCATTGCAGTTGCACTCTCTGCagaagagtttgaatgcttggcagttcggCTTCAGAACCTGCTTCTGGCACCTTATCTCTCTCCGGGTGGTCTTCATAATCTTCTTTAGACAATTCTATCGAGGCTTCATAGGCATACAGCAACGAAGTCAGCACAATGACCCCGTAGACCTTCCATTGGGTAggcagtctaatatctcttctttcccacactttcctttggagcctccaAAATACTGAATCACCTTTATTAAAGCGTGCATCAACTTCATCATCTATATGTTCATCTCTGGAAAGTATACTGACAAGGTAATTAAACTTATCCACAGTAAtcacaatttttccatttgcaataactaatggttccacatatagtGTGGTGTTGGCTGGTGGAGTactgctattttctttcttttttttttttttttttttttttaggattttttttttgctaggcaatggggttaagtggcttgtccaaggccacacagctaggcaattactaaatgtctgaggctggatttgaactcaggtattcctgactccagggccggtgctctatgcactgtgctaccTTAGCTGCCCAAAACTTCTCTTTTCTTGATGTTACTTatcaggccaaaattagcacaaacaagCAAGTTATATCTCAGCCTTAAAGGCTTAATTGAGTTCATGATTTTGAACCACCACCACAACAAGAATCATGCACCATCATTCCTTCCATTTTGGTtttggcttgtagctttttcaagttaaataatttaccatcaatAATGGTAGCTGACCTCGATGacatgttcatcctcaatgaaggcatCCAGAAACATTGCTGAAAATGTCATACTAAAAACAtgggacacagccttgtttcactccactggtgactgggaaatcctGAGCACAggatccattatccagaacctgggcaagcatgaaATTGAGGTACAATACTGATTGAACTTCTCCAGACATCCAAATTTTGACATAGTTTTCCTCAAGTCCTCATGACTGATGACATCAAAGGCCTTGGTTAGATCCTTGAATGTTGGGCCATTCTGGTAGTCATTTTACTTTGGGGCCACCCCTTCAGGTGAATacaaatatttagcttggagaggttAAGTCTaggatcagtccagcactctgcaccacacattgcctttgtcactctcacatcctctTGGTCTCCTTTTCTTGTAATGACATAGTTTttgatgccaatgtttgctgcgagggtgcatccaggaagttctATTGCATTCaggtaaaatagaaaacaaggttgggttggggcagctaggtggtgtagtggataaagcaccagccctggagtcaggagtacctgggttcaaatctggtctcagacacataataattacctagctgtgtggccttgggcaagccacttaacccgtttgccttgcaaaaacctaaaaaacaaaacaaaacaaacaacaagaaaacaaggtTGGTGataaggtcatgagatgcacaagttttCAGCTgaccatgttgctgttatttcCAACTCTACCTATTGTTCAACCCAACTCTAGCATTAAAGTGATCCAGAATTATAAGTTTATTCTCTGGTACATTAAGGATAccagggtctccaggtcttcataaaattgcACTGATGATGGCGCCATGGTGTTTTCTGCTAAGTGGCAATCACATTGTAATGACTCTGTTGCTTACTTCTTTTTGGGGGTACCCAAGCTTGTTGACTGGATTAGATGTGATTGAGAAACCCACTCCATCATCACAGCAATCCCTGTCACTGCGGCCACTTCAGAAAAACCATGTATCCAGCTTTGACTTCTGTAAGTCGGCCTTCCTTtaccagtcttgtttcactcagtgctgctatttggatgtgatatcTGCTGAATTCTCTTGCAAGAAGAGCTGTTTGTCCTTCAGGTCTATTGGTTCTTGTGCTGTCTGTGATTGTGTGCACCTTTTTCTATACCCATGGTGAGTGGAGTGATGTTTGCAgaagttttcattcatttttgtatgcTTTGAGCACAGGGTGGATTCCCCATCTGTTCTGGTAATCAGGTCAAAGgttaagcagacaatttttagggcacctctTCTAGTCCCTTCCTTAtaccaggaggtgagcagtgctGCTCAGACATCCAGGGGGCTGTAGAATCCCACTGATGCTTCCAGTGAGGAGATGACCCTGTGGCCTGGGCCAGctatgtgcagggttgtgacaCTCATTTCCATTGTATCCATACCTACTGCTTCATCAGTTGTCTGTCACCACACTTTGAGAtgggtaaaaatggtaaaatagtGTGAGTGAGGTCTTGTTTCGTGCCTACATTGGATTTAAGTGGAGCAGAGTTGcaccaagtcatcagcttccttctctcttccataGATATCACAGTCCAGTGCTAAGGCAACAGTTGAGATGACCCGCAATAGTTTAGGATTCAGTGAATGTCCTTGGCATCTTTAATATCTAACCAGTCTCCACATGCTCCACAGCacttgcttcagctgccttcatggccttTGGAATGAATTTTGCTCCTATTCCCATTCTACCAGAGGAAGTCTTCATGTGCTTGGGCTAGAaatccccctaactcaccaacCGGTTTGAGACTCCTCAGTTATCTTCAACCAGATGTAACCTGTCTGCCAGAACAGTTTATGGGGGATAGCCACTGCACAGGTTGCAGCTTCTTTTGGCCATAGGTGAGAATTGGTGGATCAAAAGTGAACCCCAAAAGTGGAAAGCAGATACCAGAGGTACTAGTTTTCTCTAAACCCCTTTATACCccacaagttatggtacatggggacagctaggtggcacagtggataaagcaccggctctggagtcaggagtacctgggttcaaatccggtctcagacatttaataatgacctagctgtgtggccttgggcaagccacttaacccccactgcctagcaaaaacttaaaaaaaaagttatggtacatgattgtcatggaatactattgttccataagaagtTATAAAtggaatgctttcagaaaaaaacctttcCAATACCTGGGAAGACTtcaatgaactgatgcaaaatgaagtgagcaggaccCTGAGAACCCCAGTACACAGAAATAGCAGCATTGTATGATGATctactgtgaataacttagctatcccagcaatacaatgataaaaGATCATTCTGAAgagcttatgatgaaaaatactcttctcctccagagaaagagcaagtgaaataagaatacaaattgccatcttttttcaaaactttatttttcttgggggtttTTGTCTATGTATTCTTTTGTAATATCATTAATATGgaattgttttgcatgactgttcATGTATAGTATATATCACTTTGCTTGTATTCTCAAGGAGAGGGTgggtaaggaagggagggaaagaatttggaatccaacattttaaaaaatgaaagtttaaaaattacatatagttgatgtaagtaaattcatatggagaaagaaaaagtcaagaatttccagggatttaatgaaaaaaagtgcaaaagaagggggcttaaccctatccaatctaaaattatattataaagcatcagtcatcaaaattgtctggtattggctaagaaatagagtggtggaatagactaggtgcaatagcaggaaatgattatagtaatctgttgtttcataaacccaaagtgtccagCTTTAGGGATtaaaaactcttcaataaaaactgttgggaaatttggaagttagtatggcagaaacttggattagaccaacatctcacaccctataccaagacaagatccaaatggatacagggtttagacataaaagacaatattataagcaaactaggagatcaaggagtagtttacttgtcagatctatggaaaggggagcagtttatgaccaaggaagagatggagaacaacattaaaaacaaactagataattttgattatattaaattaaaaagcttttgcacagacaaaaccactgtaaccaagatgaaaacaaatgtagtatatattgggaaacaatttttacaactaatgtttctgacaatactcatttctaaaatatatagagaactgaaatttataaaaaaaaaaacccaaaccattccccaattgaaaaatgatcaaaggatatgagtaggcaatttacagatgaggaaatcaaagagatccatagtcatatgaaaaaattgctctaaatcattacttattagagaaatgtaaatgaaagatctctgaagtaccacctcacacctcccagattggccaatatgcccagaaaggacaatgatcaatgttgaaagggatgtgggaaatctgggacactaatgcattgttggggatccaacctttctggagagcaattgggattacacccaaagggcaataagaatgtgcataccctttgatccagtaataccactattgggtctatatcctgaagagatcacaaaaaacattacttgcacaaaaatattcatagcagctcagtttgtgatggcaaagaattggaaattgagtgaatgtccatcaattggggaatggctgaacaaattgtgatatatatgtatatatgtatacatatattatatatatgtatatgtgatggaacactattgttctattaaaaaccaggagggatgggatttcagggaagcctggagggatttgcatgaactgatgctgagcaagatgaacagagccagaagaacagaACCCCAACAGCagcatggaggtgatgatcaaccttgatggacttactcattccatcagtacaacaaatagagacaatttgggggcatctttgatggagaataccatctgtatccagagaaagaattgtggagtttgaacaaagatcaaagactgttactttctttttttttaataacaaactttatttatttttgacattgtaggcaatggggttaagtgacttgcccaaggtcacacagctaggtgattatgaagGACCtcagctaggatttgaactgaagtatgAAGTGATGGCCTGACTTCAGAGGCTGGTGCTCTGTTactttcaaattaggaaaaaaaaaaacccgttatcttattatgtaattttactatctcatactttagttttcttccttaaggatatgatttctctctcatcacattcaacttagatcagctTATAGCagggaaacaacataaagactaacacactgccttctgtggggggggatcaagattgggggaaaattttaaaattcaaaaataaatattttttaaaattatatgtaattgagaaaagtaaaatagggcagaaaaaagtcatttatacaattttaaggggggaaaaaagaatagtgTGTTGAAACAAGACTACAAATCTCCATCAATTTGGAGAATAAGGAAACTGTGTAGTGGAATGACATTCAGAATGAGATTTTTCATCTTCTGTCACAGCTGAATGACTAAAGAATGATCTAAGTGTAAGTGACTAAGTTCTGATTCTAGGCCGATGATTTCCTTCctggaggagaatgtgaaggCACTCAAGGAACGCCTCTTACTATTCCAGATCACTGGAGGCAATGGAAGATTCCCATAGCAAATtgttggggagaaaaaaattgttatctgaGGTAGAAAAGCTGCGAATTGAGTCCTAGGAGGGTGAACAGCAGGAATGTTCTAAGGAACGTACAATTGTTCAGTCAGAACTCAGTAAAGGGAATTGAGGTTCTTCCTAGAGTGGGGGAACTGGAGTGCTCGGAGCAGGAGACAAACTTTCCCCCCAAGAATACTGGCAGAGCCCCAGTGCTGCCTGTGAAGCGTCTttcagaaaggggaagaagaagagaagccATTAGTGGGGCCGGCCTAAAGCAGGAATACAAAGTCACTCTTGTCATTCTGATACCAAGGTTGTCTTCCCAAGGTATAGAGTCTAGACATAACAGAGAACTTCCCAAAACAGATGCCAAAATCTAGCCCCTTCTGGGCATTTCCATGGCTACCAATGGTATCATCAGAAGGAAGCCAAA
This region includes:
- the GARIN5B gene encoding Golgi-associated RAB2 interactor protein 5B isoform X1, with amino-acid sequence MPWPASPPPHRESPALRHKSLFLNDVEQSFQPWVPLLGPLQRMVMEGEYLPLGPLLPMFESDFLQVTNRGEVIFLHKKENPVTMGVASSIPGLLLPDFILLAQPVGDKSQQRLELTRLLPLRLVHLLVHNVASWRLKLCLASGRSFYLRLHADPREGCLLFNRWRYLVYLLQGPAPAWAPEASQAPETPEAPEVCEAPEAPEDSEAPKGPKAPKDPEEQIHCELELEDQKLFQADSTTMKAKLSRAISDSNAFMTLQLEREEEKKMDYKYHKKKKTPGICMKEEGQSSMIIWTLFSTVSNTLNRLKASKASTPMMLRSDLSRFEPCTVHPQMSSSWLGSSHPSEESFNYTDSSSTQFSSSSQVSTTWESDLPSSNLAQFKSPRISSNVRGSTCSQSTDIQHKDKSKTSISKSLVREFSKFPLKQTMDIRKSKDATELPHLWFSQQGDESLLTPKQSSPQPSSYPQKSLDSTKMSHFSTKVSFYPLPEASPDHFIKAPESSLKAPEPFPSTKTHGPSPSTKIPEPLPSMKLPKPSLSTNTPELSSSTKTVFSPSFMTPEYSPSTKSPEPSPSTKTHKTALSTKATKISPSTKTPKPSPSSKAAEIYPSTKIFKPSSSTKAPEISPFIKTFKPSPSTKAPEISPFIKTFKPFLSTKAPEISPTTRTFKPFPSTKNPEPHLHTSIKAIPAQPTEMLPYQSTKSSSKFSKRSPLHWLSKFSKKSLLSKTPHKHSRRP
- the GARIN5B gene encoding Golgi-associated RAB2 interactor protein 5B isoform X3, with translation MPWPASPPPHRESPALRHKSLFLNDVEQSFQPWVPLLGPLQRMVMEGEYLPLGPLLPMFESDFLQVTNRGEVIFLHKKENPVTMGVASSIPGLLLPDFILLAQPVGDKSQQRLELTSFYLRLHADPREGCLLFNRWRYLVYLLQGPAPAWAPEASQAPETPEAPEVCEAPEAPEDSEAPKGPKAPKDPEEQIHCELELEDQKLFQADSTTMKAKLSRAISDSNAFMTLQLEREEEKKMDYKYHKKKKTPGICMKEEGQSSMIIWTLFSTVSNTLNRLKASKASTPMMLRSDLSRFEPCTVHPQMSSSWLGSSHPSEESFNYTDSSSTQFSSSSQVSTTWESDLPSSNLAQFKSPRISSNVRGSTCSQSTDIQHKDKSKTSISKSLVREFSKFPLKQTMDIRKSKDATELPHLWFSQQGDESLLTPKQSSPQPSSYPQKSLDSTKMSHFSTKVSFYPLPEASPDHFIKAPESSLKAPEPFPSTKTHGPSPSTKIPEPLPSMKLPKPSLSTNTPELSSSTKTVFSPSFMTPEYSPSTKSPEPSPSTKTHKTALSTKATKISPSTKTPKPSPSSKAAEIYPSTKIFKPSSSTKAPEISPFIKTFKPSPSTKAPEISPFIKTFKPFLSTKAPEISPTTRTFKPFPSTKNPEPHLHTSIKAIPAQPTEMLPYQSTKSSSKFSKRSPLHWLSKFSKKSLLSKTPHKHSRRP
- the GARIN5B gene encoding Golgi-associated RAB2 interactor protein 5B isoform X4; translated protein: MTVPRCPGQPPPPLTGSLLVTNRGEVIFLHKKENPVTMGVASSIPGLLLPDFILLAQPVGDKSQQRLELTRLLPLRLVHLLVHNVASWRLKLCLASGRSFYLRLHADPREGCLLFNRWRYLVYLLQGPAPAWAPEASQAPETPEAPEVCEAPEAPEDSEAPKGPKAPKDPEEQIHCELELEDQKLFQADSTTMKAKLSRAISDSNAFMTLQLEREEEKKMDYKYHKKKKTPGICMKEEGQSSMIIWTLFSTVSNTLNRLKASKASTPMMLRSDLSRFEPCTVHPQMSSSWLGSSHPSEESFNYTDSSSTQFSSSSQVSTTWESDLPSSNLAQFKSPRISSNVRGSTCSQSTDIQHKDKSKTSISKSLVREFSKFPLKQTMDIRKSKDATELPHLWFSQQGDESLLTPKQSSPQPSSYPQKSLDSTKMSHFSTKVSFYPLPEASPDHFIKAPESSLKAPEPFPSTKTHGPSPSTKIPEPLPSMKLPKPSLSTNTPELSSSTKTVFSPSFMTPEYSPSTKSPEPSPSTKTHKTALSTKATKISPSTKTPKPSPSSKAAEIYPSTKIFKPSSSTKAPEISPFIKTFKPSPSTKAPEISPFIKTFKPFLSTKAPEISPTTRTFKPFPSTKNPEPHLHTSIKAIPAQPTEMLPYQSTKSSSKFSKRSPLHWLSKFSKKSLLSKTPHKHSRRP